One window of the Pedobacter ginsengisoli genome contains the following:
- a CDS encoding DUF47 domain-containing protein — MNSVFNFFSPKDKVFQPMFEQASNNLVLIAKTLVLAVNTPEQEKRKTHIKEIERLEEVGDGFKHAIILGLGKTFITPFDREDIHALASSLDDIIDYIYASAMNMDLYNLKTITKPMIELAELLLEMCKDINTAVAELKDLTNTKLIAEICIKINKGESTADYICNTALGKLFDNQANAIELIKQKEVLQTMEIASDKCDDVANVLETILIKNA, encoded by the coding sequence ATGAACTCTGTATTCAACTTTTTTAGCCCTAAAGACAAAGTATTCCAACCCATGTTTGAGCAGGCCAGCAACAACCTGGTGCTAATTGCCAAAACCCTGGTACTGGCAGTAAACACCCCTGAACAGGAAAAAAGAAAGACGCATATAAAGGAAATTGAAAGACTTGAAGAGGTTGGCGATGGTTTTAAACATGCCATCATTTTGGGTTTAGGCAAAACATTTATTACTCCGTTCGACCGGGAGGATATCCATGCGCTGGCTAGTTCTTTGGATGATATTATTGATTATATCTATGCCTCAGCCATGAATATGGACTTGTACAACCTAAAAACCATAACCAAGCCAATGATAGAGCTTGCTGAGCTGCTTTTAGAAATGTGCAAGGATATTAATACTGCTGTTGCCGAGCTTAAAGACCTTACCAACACCAAGCTAATTGCCGAGATATGCATTAAAATTAATAAAGGAGAAAGCACAGCCGATTATATCTGTAACACTGCCCTAGGTAAGCTATTTGATAATCAAGCCAATGCCATTGAACTGATTAAACAGAAAGAGGTACTGCAAACTATGGAAATTGCTTCGGATAAATGCGATGATGTAGCAAATGTTCTGGAAACAATACTTATTAAAAATGCTTAG
- the purU gene encoding formyltetrahydrofolate deformylase, with product MIIIIQCKDQIGLVADISQILSAAKLNIVSMREHVDKAESMFFMRLDVDGYADEALLTESMRQILPAGALIHVNPVAEKRIVVMVTKEYHCLADILVRNNFGTLGATVVGVIGNHDVLQKICERFDVPFSLISYAYEGDDPEQEMIDQINAYNPDYVILAKFMRILSPRFVACFADRIINIHHSFLPAFAGANPYKQAFERGVKLIGATAHFVTNDLDEGPIIAQQIIPVNHSFTVKDMVRSGKEIETAVLAKAMRLVLGDRVFVYKNKTVVFDN from the coding sequence ATGATAATAATAATACAGTGTAAAGATCAGATAGGGCTGGTTGCCGATATTTCGCAGATTTTATCTGCAGCAAAACTCAACATTGTTTCCATGAGGGAACACGTGGATAAGGCCGAAAGTATGTTTTTTATGCGCCTTGATGTAGATGGATATGCTGACGAGGCTTTACTTACCGAAAGTATGCGCCAGATTTTACCTGCCGGTGCACTTATTCATGTTAATCCGGTTGCCGAAAAAAGGATTGTGGTAATGGTTACTAAAGAATATCATTGCCTCGCCGATATTTTGGTGCGCAATAACTTTGGTACTTTAGGTGCAACTGTTGTTGGCGTTATTGGCAATCATGATGTTCTGCAAAAAATTTGTGAACGCTTTGATGTTCCTTTTTCTTTGATTTCTTATGCTTATGAGGGGGATGATCCGGAGCAGGAAATGATTGATCAGATAAATGCCTATAACCCTGATTATGTAATTCTGGCTAAGTTTATGAGGATTTTGTCGCCTCGATTTGTAGCTTGCTTTGCGGATCGGATTATTAATATCCATCATTCTTTTTTGCCTGCTTTTGCCGGCGCTAATCCGTATAAACAGGCTTTTGAAAGAGGGGTGAAGCTGATTGGCGCCACAGCTCACTTTGTTACTAATGATTTAGATGAAGGGCCAATAATTGCTCAGCAGATTATTCCTGTAAATCATTCGTTTACGGTTAAGGATATGGTACGGTCGGGCAAGGAGATTGAAACTGCGGTGCTGGCAAAGGCCATGAGGCTGGTTCTTGGCGATAGGGTGTTTGTTTATAAGAATAAGACTGTGGTTTTTGACAATTAA
- a CDS encoding chaperone modulator CbpM: METELITITEYCFKYDIEPEFIVSLEDSGIISLITVESEKCIHIKQFGELDRYIHLHYDLQINIEGIDAIRHLLEKVDAMQQEIKELKSQLHLHQ, translated from the coding sequence ATGGAAACAGAACTAATAACCATAACAGAATATTGCTTTAAATACGATATTGAACCCGAGTTTATTGTATCGCTCGAGGACTCCGGAATCATTTCATTGATAACGGTTGAATCAGAAAAGTGCATCCACATAAAACAATTCGGGGAGCTTGACAGATATATTCATTTGCACTACGATTTGCAAATCAATATTGAGGGCATAGATGCAATCCGCCATTTGCTAGAAAAAGTAGATGCCATGCAACAAGAAATTAAGGAACTTAAAAGCCAATTGCATCTACATCAATAG